The sequence TTACTTGCTCGGTGGTTAGCCCTGCTTTGCGTAGGGTTGAATGGGCCATGCCGAAGGCTGACTCCAGGCCGATCATGCCAAACGGCGCCTGGTAAATATCCTGTTCCTTCTCCTCAATAGTATGGGGGGCGTGATCGGTAGCGATGCAGTCGAGAGTGCCGTCGATCAACCCGGCCACCACCGCCTGGCGATCGTCTTCAGTGCGGAGCGGAGGGGCTACTTTGGCATGGGTGTTGAAATCGCGCACCGCCTCTTCGGTTAATCCCAGATGGTGAGGGGTAGCCTCAGCGGTAATGGCCCCGCCCCGCTCTTTGAACCGCCGCACCAGCTCCACAGCCAGAGTCGAACTGATGTGCGGTATATGGAGTCGGCCGCCTACATCTTCAGCCAGAAGGCAATCGCGGTACACCATGGCGGCTTCGGCCTGCACAGGGTTGCCCGGCAGGCCCAGGCGCGTTGAAAGGGCACTCTCATTCATGATGCCTTCGGCCCGCAGGTAAACATCCTCGGCATGATTAATGATCGGCACCCCCAACTCCCGGACATACCTGAGTGCACGCCGGAGGACCTCCCCATTCTGGATCGGCAGACCGTCGTCCGAAAAGGCCAGCGCCCCGGCTGCCCTCATCTCCAGGAGCTCGGCCAGCTCATTCCCATCTTGGCCCTTGGTAACGGTACCGATCGGATAAATGGTCACCGGCAAGCCCTCCGAACGCTCGAGAACAAAGTGAATACCTTCGGGATCATCGATGGGAGGATCAGTATTGGGCATGACACACACCCTGGTAAAACCACCGGCTAGTGCTGCTCGGGAGCCAGTAGCCAGGGTTTCCTTATCTTCCCGCCCGGGTTCACGAAAATGCGCGTGGACATCAATAAAACCGTGGGTGATCAGGCAACCACTGGCATCCAGTGCCTGAGCCTTGCTGGAACTGATTTCAGCGGTTTCCACCAGCCTGCCGTTCCTGATAGCTACATCCTGTCGGCGGGACTCCCTGGTGGTGGGATCATACAGGATTCCACCTTTTATGATCATTTCACCCGGTAGCGTTGCTATTGTACCCATCAGGTCTCTTCCAGAGGCTGATGTGGTGCCAGGAGGTGATAGAGGACGCTCATGCGAATTGCCACGCCATTGAGTACCTGGTCCAGAATGATAGCTTGGTCACCATCAGCTACATCGCTGTCGATTTCAACTCCCCGGTTCATGGGCCCGGGATGCAGGATGACAATCTCTCGTTTGTGTCTGGCCAGACGCTCAGTGGTGATGCCAAATCGGCTACGGTATTCACGTACCGATGGGATAATCCCCTCTCCCATGCGCTCTCGCTGGATCCTGAGGACATTCACGGCATCGGCCCACGACAACACTTCATCCACATCACCATTGACAATTACCCCTAGCTCGCTGATATGGGGTGGAATCAGGTGGCCGGGACCGCAAACCATAACATCGGCACCTACGGTATTCAGGCCAAAGATATTCGAGAGAGCCACCCGGCTATGAGCGATATCACCTATGATCCCCACCTTCAGACCCTCCAAACGACCGAATTTCTCCTGCAGGGACATCATGTCCAGCAAACCCTGCGTGGGATGTTCGTGGGTGCCGTCGCCAGCATTGATAACCACAGCGTCGACAAACTGACTCAGCTGCTTGGTTGATCCTGGTGCCGGATGGCGCATGACCACTGCATCCATTTTCATCGCATGGATGTTCTGGATGGTGTCCTTTAGCCCCTCGCCCTTGTTCAGGCTGGAGGAACTGGCAGTGAAATTGGTCACGTCAGCACTGAGGCGCTTTTCCGCCAACTCAAAGGAGATGCGAGTGCGGGTGGAACTCTCGAAGAAGAGATTCACCACGTTAATCCCGGTAAGGGTGGGGACCTTTTTAATGGGGCGATCGAGTACCTCCCGGAAACGGAACCCGGTATCGAGGAGGATTTGAATATCCTGCTTTGAAACCCCTTCCAGACCCAGAAGGTGCTGCAGGGTAACGGTCGGTTCACTCACTGGCTGTATTCCATGAGGAGAACCTCATCCTTGCCGTCGACTTCCGCCACGTGGACGTGGATATGCTCATTCACCGATGTAGAGTAGCTCTGGCCCACATAGTCAGCCTGAATGGGCAGTTCCCGATGGCCCCGATCCACCAGTACCGCCAGTTCAATGGAAGCGGGGCGGCCAAAATCCATGAGACTGTTCATGGCGGCGCGGACGGTCCGGCCTGTATAGAGAACGTCGTCCACAAGTATAATGTGGAGGTCGTTTACCCCAAAGTCGATCTGGGTCGGACCTAAGCGGGGAGATGGCAGTCGGGTTCGGAAATCGTCCCGGTGGAATGTCACGTCCACAGTGCCAAATTTCACTTCGGCGTTCCGGTGTTGATGAACCAGTTTGGCCAAGCGTCGAGCGAGAAATTCGCCCCGGCGCTGTATTCCCACTAGCGCGAGGGTCTCGAGATTATGGTGCCGCTCCATGATCTCATGGGCCAGGCGGGCGAGGGTCCGGCTCATAGCCGCGGCGTCCATGAGCGTGGCCTTAACCTTTTTCACCGGCAATTACTCACAGGCGAAAGAAAACCTCCCAGCGGAGGTTTTAAAAGAGGTGGACTTACCCATCTTCGTCACACCCAATGATCTTAGCAGAGCGCATTTTCGGAGCCAAAGTTAGTTAAACATGGCTGAAAAGCAACAGGACAATATGCCTTACCAGGTGATCAGCTTTAAATTGTAATAACCTACTATAAAGAGGGAGGAGGAGCATCTAATACCCGGTCTCACCACTCTTGGCTGTGTACTCTCTCCCCTTATGACCGAGATGAAACCGTGCGATACTGACGATATAAACCAATCAAGTAGTAGGAGGCAGGAGTAATGGATCCAATTTTTAGCGGTAGTGTATCTATAGTGCTGGGGTATCTCCTCGGCAGTATTCTACCGGCCTACTTCCTTGCCAAAGCATGGGGCTTTGACATCAGGCAAAAGGGTTCTGGCAATCCCGGTGTTTCGAATGTCGCTGATACCATGGGTTATACAGCTGCGGTTTTTGTCGCCTTATATGACCTTGGAAAGGGACCTCTTGCGATCCTGCTGGCCGGCTCGATGGGCAATTCATTGCCGATAAGTTATCTGGCCGGTTTCGCAGCCCTTATCGGCCATCGAGCACCTTTCTACCTGCGATTTCGGGGCGGAGAAGGATTGGCCACCACCGTCGGAATCGGATTCTATTCGATAGCGATGATGCTTATTGATAATGGGCGCTATGCCTTTGTAGTGTTGCCAATCCTCGTTTTAATAGCCTTAGCGTTTTTCTTAACCACAAAGCCGAAACAAGCTCTCATCCTCGTGTTTATCTTCGTGCCACTCTTACTGAATGCCACCATCCTATTTTACGGGATCAACATACACAGCGTTATAATCTCCATCGTGTGCCTGTTGATAATCGGGCATCGACTTGCCAAGCTATTAAAAAACACCATACAAGAAATGCCTGAGGAGGAACGGAAATTACTATGGAGAAAATGGCTGCGTCCCATCGCGATCGTATTTCCTCTGGGGGCATTCTTCTATAAGCAGTATGTGCTAGGCGTTTTGCTGGCTGTATTCTCCTCTTTCGTTGTCTTCGAAATCATACGTTTTCGAACAAAGTACAAGCGCTTTCCGCTACCTTACAAGAAAGCGGAAGAATCCCGTATCTCATCCATGGTCGTATTCTTATTTGCCGCTGTGCTTGTGTTATGGTTCTTCCCGACTAATATCGCTTCGCTTGCCCTCCTGTTCGTGGTTTTTGGTGACCTGTTGGCCTGGTGCATTGGACGCACAATCGGAGGGAAGGGATTTCTAAACAAAACCTGGGGTGGAACCACTGCTTGTTTGGTAACCTGCGTCACACTCGCCATCTTCTACTACTCCCTTAATCTGGTAGCCTTGCCAGTAGGGCTGCTGGGCGCCCTTAGTGCAACGGCTGTCGAGATCGCACCCCTGCAGGAAGACAATTTCGTTATGCCCGTAGTGAGTGCAATTGTGATGACCATTGTATAGGATGGATGAAAAATTTTAGTCGATCAAAGCGTCTTACTCCTATCGAGTCTTTACCAAGTTGAGCCTGCCTGGCGACCAGATTAAAGAGGGAAACACCCCTATACCTGGAGACAAACCTGCCCCCCGCACCATAAAGTACCGGTGCAAATGGTTTGGTCATCACGATGAGAATTATCACCTTTCAGTAGCACAGCTGGCCGGCTTCAGAACGGTAGGTGTCATGCCGGAAGCCGGTTTCAAATTGGGCTGCTACCTGGACGTGATCATCATAGGAAAAATGTTGGACAGCTTCCGAAAATGAACCGGTCTCCCATCATCGGTGTTATGGGCGGTAGTGAAGTGTCACATGAAATCGCCGATCTGGCCTATGAGCTAGGAGAAGCTCTGGCGAGGGAAGGTTGGATCGTTTTGAGTGGCGGACGGAACACCGGCGTCATGGCAGCTGTTTCCAAAGGGGCCGCCCGAGCCGGAGGATTAGTAGTAGGCATCCTACCCGACCGCGACCTGAGTCAAGCCTCCCCCCATCTCACCATCCCCATCCGGACCGGTTTGGGCGATGGCCGTAATATTCTCAACATCCTCTCCAGTGATGTAGTGGTGGTCCTCCCGGGTGGAGCGGGT comes from Candidatus Neomarinimicrobiota bacterium and encodes:
- a CDS encoding dihydroorotase, with the translated sequence MGTIATLPGEMIIKGGILYDPTTRESRRQDVAIRNGRLVETAEISSSKAQALDASGCLITHGFIDVHAHFREPGREDKETLATGSRAALAGGFTRVCVMPNTDPPIDDPEGIHFVLERSEGLPVTIYPIGTVTKGQDGNELAELLEMRAAGALAFSDDGLPIQNGEVLRRALRYVRELGVPIINHAEDVYLRAEGIMNESALSTRLGLPGNPVQAEAAMVYRDCLLAEDVGGRLHIPHISSTLAVELVRRFKERGGAITAEATPHHLGLTEEAVRDFNTHAKVAPPLRTEDDRQAVVAGLIDGTLDCIATDHAPHTIEEKEQDIYQAPFGMIGLESAFGMAHSTLRKAGLTTEQVIDLFTTGPARVMGLGLTPLVPGQKAELVILHPDEKWTFTREDIHSRSRNTPMLGMTFTGRVRGTIGRNMWFKAPENS
- the pyrR gene encoding bifunctional pyr operon transcriptional regulator/uracil phosphoribosyltransferase PyrR; translation: MKKVKATLMDAAAMSRTLARLAHEIMERHHNLETLALVGIQRRGEFLARRLAKLVHQHRNAEVKFGTVDVTFHRDDFRTRLPSPRLGPTQIDFGVNDLHIILVDDVLYTGRTVRAAMNSLMDFGRPASIELAVLVDRGHRELPIQADYVGQSYSTSVNEHIHVHVAEVDGKDEVLLMEYSQ
- a CDS encoding glycerol-3-phosphate acyltransferase, which produces MDPIFSGSVSIVLGYLLGSILPAYFLAKAWGFDIRQKGSGNPGVSNVADTMGYTAAVFVALYDLGKGPLAILLAGSMGNSLPISYLAGFAALIGHRAPFYLRFRGGEGLATTVGIGFYSIAMMLIDNGRYAFVVLPILVLIALAFFLTTKPKQALILVFIFVPLLLNATILFYGINIHSVIISIVCLLIIGHRLAKLLKNTIQEMPEEERKLLWRKWLRPIAIVFPLGAFFYKQYVLGVLLAVFSSFVVFEIIRFRTKYKRFPLPYKKAEESRISSMVVFLFAAVLVLWFFPTNIASLALLFVVFGDLLAWCIGRTIGGKGFLNKTWGGTTACLVTCVTLAIFYYSLNLVALPVGLLGALSATAVEIAPLQEDNFVMPVVSAIVMTIV
- a CDS encoding TIGR00725 family protein, translated to MNRSPIIGVMGGSEVSHEIADLAYELGEALAREGWIVLSGGRNTGVMAAVSKGAARAGGLVVGILPDRDLSQASPHLTIPIRTGLGDGRNILNILSSDVVVVLPGGAGTMSEIALALKNDKPLLLLGWKKSPLMPTDMEPMASFITVIEVVQHIRELLASND
- a CDS encoding aspartate carbamoyltransferase catalytic subunit, with the protein product MSEPTVTLQHLLGLEGVSKQDIQILLDTGFRFREVLDRPIKKVPTLTGINVVNLFFESSTRTRISFELAEKRLSADVTNFTASSSSLNKGEGLKDTIQNIHAMKMDAVVMRHPAPGSTKQLSQFVDAVVINAGDGTHEHPTQGLLDMMSLQEKFGRLEGLKVGIIGDIAHSRVALSNIFGLNTVGADVMVCGPGHLIPPHISELGVIVNGDVDEVLSWADAVNVLRIQRERMGEGIIPSVREYRSRFGITTERLARHKREIVILHPGPMNRGVEIDSDVADGDQAIILDQVLNGVAIRMSVLYHLLAPHQPLEET